The genomic interval CTGCGCTACACACCCGCCGGATTACCTGCCCTTTCGCTGCGCCTCGAACACGAGTCCCGGCAAAACGAAGCAGGCCACCCCCGCGAAGTCAAGGCCGCCATGAAGGCCATTGCTTTTGGAGCGATGGCCGAGCGACTGGCACGGCAGAACATCGGAAGTCTCTGGACTTTTGAGGGATTTCTGGCCAACCCGCGCAATGGCAAGACCGCAGTGCTGCACATCCAGGATATTCAACAAAATTAATTTTCAAGGGGTCCGCAATGGCCACGTTCAAGAAGTTCAACAAAGACAAGCGCCCAAAGCGCAACACCCAGTCCCTGCTGTTCAAGCGCAAGCGCTTTTGCCGCTTCACGGTGACCGGTGTTGAAGAAATCGACTACAAGGATGTCGACACGCTGCGCGATTTCATCGCCGAAAACGGCAAGATCATCCCCGCACGCCTGACCGGCACGCGCGCCATCTTCCAGCGTCAGCTGAACACCGCCATCAAGCGCGCACGCTTCCTGGCCCTGGTGCCTTACAGCGACCAGCACAAGATCTAAGGAGCACAACCCATGCAAATCATCCTGCTCGACAAGGTTGTGAACCTCGGCAACCTCGGTGAAATCGTCAAGGTCAAGGACGGCTACGCCCGCAACTTCCTGATCCCTTCGGGCCGCGCCCGTCGCGCCACCGAAGCCAACAAGGCTGAGTTCGAAGCCAAGCGCGTCGAACTCGAAAAGGCGGCGGCTGCCAAGCTGGCAGAAGCCCAGGCCCAAGGCGAAAAGCTGGCCGGCACCACCGTCAAGCTGACGCAAAAGGCTGGCGTCGATGGCCGTCTGTTTGGTTCCGTGACCAACCACGACATCGCCGAAGAGCTGAACAAGCAAGGCTACAAGGTTGCCAAGTCGCAAGTTCGCCTGCCCAACGGCCCCATCAAGGTTGTGAGCGAAAGCACCGTGTCGGTGGCCCTGCACACCGACGTGGTGGTGGACGTGACCGTGTCGGTCTACGGCGAAACCGCCTGAGATTCACTTCGGTGTTTCACGCAAAGCCGCCTTCGGGCGGCTTTTGTTTTTGTGCTGCACTGGTTTGTACACGCTTGCCCACCGGTTGCCCCAACCTTATCCACAGACTTGTGCCATGACGGCGCGCCGCACGGGCGCTAGCATGCCGGGTTAGCTCCGAGGATTCCCATGTCTGCCGTTTTCCCCCCGCTTGACGATGGCTTCACGCCCGTGCCGGACCGTGAAATTGCCCAGCTGCGTGTGCCACCGCACTCCATCGAGGCCGAATCCAGCGTGCTGGGCGGACTGCTGCTGGACAACAACGCCTGG from Acidovorax sp. FHTAMBA carries:
- the priB gene encoding primosomal replication protein N, yielding MENRVVLTACIAEAEPLRYTPAGLPALSLRLEHESRQNEAGHPREVKAAMKAIAFGAMAERLARQNIGSLWTFEGFLANPRNGKTAVLHIQDIQQN
- the rpsR gene encoding 30S ribosomal protein S18, with protein sequence MATFKKFNKDKRPKRNTQSLLFKRKRFCRFTVTGVEEIDYKDVDTLRDFIAENGKIIPARLTGTRAIFQRQLNTAIKRARFLALVPYSDQHKI
- the rplI gene encoding 50S ribosomal protein L9; translated protein: MQIILLDKVVNLGNLGEIVKVKDGYARNFLIPSGRARRATEANKAEFEAKRVELEKAAAAKLAEAQAQGEKLAGTTVKLTQKAGVDGRLFGSVTNHDIAEELNKQGYKVAKSQVRLPNGPIKVVSESTVSVALHTDVVVDVTVSVYGETA